AAATCACAGGCATCAGGGGTAGTAGGAGGCTGAGGATCTTCTATAGAGGGGTCCTTGTCAGGGTTTGGACCTGGAGGTTAAATGAAACCGAGATGTCATGTCATTACAGCTATGCCATTATCAGAAACTGTGCCATTGGTTGTCAGAGATTTTGGTCAAGTGCTGTTTGTGCAACTAGGCATTATTGTTGTAGGCAGTCAGTACTAACCATAGAGAGACTGGATGCCGTTGACATCATCCCGGGGCAGAACGAAGGTGTCTGGGTTGCTGTATGTGTAAATAGGGTACATGAGAGCACCAGGATCATCAGAGTGAGACAAGCCCAGGGAGTGGCCAAACTCGTGGGCAGCTACCATGAAGAGGACGTAGCCTACAGCAGAAAACATAGAATTAAAGGTACATTAGAGCTCCTCTCCATGATCAGAGCATGTCACTGACAGTAGACAGTGAGGAATAACAAACTGACCTGTGTTTGAGCGGAAAGTGAAGgtctcatcatcatcaaaatgAGCATCTCCTCCAATACCAGGGGCAGGTGCGAAGGCATGGGCAAGAGTGCCATCTGGGCCATCAAAGGGGTAATAATCACCATGTGCTGTTAACAAGAACATACTCATGTCAAGTCCTGCACAGCAAATACAACAACAAGCCATTAACTGAATTAgtgttaaaaacagcaaatcccAACTTGGTTTTCAAAAAGCATCTTAGTGTTACGATCAGCTGTCCAATGTGATTCAAGACACGGAAAACACATGTAGTTAAAAATGCTTTATGGgacatcaaaacaaataaactaaatacaGATAGTAGATAACTGGAAAAGCTATTCTGTACTCACATTGACGGCCAAAGGAGATCATGATGTCAGCAGTGCCGCTGTAGATTCTTGTAAATCTCAGAGGAGTGACTTTGGCCCAAACCTGCAGTGCTTTCTCTATTGAGTCATCGACCTCTGACACAGACATATCAGGTGTGTAGTTCTCAATCCTGTAGGACAGAAAATAGTTAAGAATATTATTAGATAGACGTTCTACAGTTATTCTTTCACATACTCTCGCTCTTTAGATCATTCACCTGTAGGTGAGGCTGTTTTTCTCCCACTTCAGATTGTTTCCAAAAGTGGAGAAGTGAGCAATGTTGCCATCTGGAACCCCACAGCGGGGCTTCTTCATAATCTCCATGGTGTCAGCATCCAGCATCCCAGTGATCTGGAGACCAAAGAACTTCTGCATCTCACTCAGCTTCCTGCTCACTGGGCTGATCCCTCGTCTTATAGTTGGACCTCTCTCCTCTGTTAGGTTAAAGAATTTCTTCAAGTAGTTCTGCAAGAGAGAAGAGGAGTTTGATTCTCTGACATCCAGAATTTCTTAAACAGTGTTTCCACATGCACTTTAAtgcaaaatagtgaaaatgtatGCAGTAAAGACAAAGGAAGAATACATACCTTTGCAAAGTCCTCATCTTGCACAGTAACCTGTTGTACTGGCACACAGTAAGCTGACAGTCCCAGGCTTAGTAGAATGAACAGTTTTAAAGTCTTCATGTTTGGTTAAATTCAacttgtgtttctgtgctgcagaCAGCTGTTATATAGGCTGAGGACATGGCATGTTGAGCAACTATGCCCTTGAGTCAGTGACTAAATAATCCTTTTAAGGATATGAGAGGAAGTTGTGCTTTGATTACTCAGCCAACAAAAAAGTTTCCCAAAACAAGACACTGTCATTATGATGACATGACACATTTGTCATAACGGATTATGCTTGGGAAAATTTTCCTGAAtcataacaacattttaaatgtaccATAGAAAGTATTACTagtatacagtatgttttattttgcaacatttatctCTAATTTTCAACAGTTGTATTGCTAATTGCTAAAAATTCCTGAGGTGGTTGTTACTGTTGAGttatctaaaaaaatcagtctcAGATGAGAATGAAGATGAAGAATGAGTTAGAAAAagatataaacattttaaatttgtatctGGATCCACAACTGTCTCAACTGCAGTAGATCATGTTACATTTGGTCAGAAAAATGCCTTATATTGCAATGCTAAGCAATCCATTCAAAATGCCCATATTCTATCTGCTGAGGACTGAAGCTCAAGAACAGCAGCTAACTGGATCTGATGATAACATTGTTTTGCCAGCCTTGAAAGAAATGTCTGAATCTGCACATTGATCAAGatgcaagaaacaaacaaacaaaaaaacgctCCTTGTTTCATCTCCTAATTTTCCACGCAAGGTAGTTTTTAAATGAGATAGAAGAAATGGATAAATACAATGTCAGGAACAATATTATATGCAATATAACCTtaaataaacatgtaattaacaacattttattgatattgataagGGATACAATGTAAAATCACTGATATTTAGGGTGCCAacaactttttctttatttgtgctttatttCATTCTCAAAGACATGCAGACACTCTGAGCCTCTGGATTAGTAATTTTTGGAGGGGTGGTTTTGTGAGTGATGATCCTAAGATTTTTCCAAACCTGTCTGTCTTCAATTGTCTGACTTTGAACTCACAAaccctcttctcctccctcatGCTCTTGTTACTTCTGGtgcaaacacagacatgttGTGTCATGTCATTATGAACAAAAGTCCAGTTACTTTACAGATAAAATTTAAAGTTCTGACAGCAATACTTTAAGATGCCTTGAGTTGTTTATTATGTATTGCATCTTTATTCAGATATCAGatcaaaaattcaaacattgtttcattttggtTTAATCATCTTTTCTACTGAAGCTTTCATGTGAGTTTAAGTTAATTAAagtcacattatttttatagcaTATTAACGGGTGTTGTACTGCATAGAAcacttaaagttttttttgcctGATAAATGAACTGTGTGAGTCATCTAATGGTGGTTATTTTCCACCAGATGTGTCTGTAATAATCTACAACCGCATTGTATATTAGTGTTAGTAGAAAGCTACATTTGGTCACTGTTTCATCATTGTGGACTCGCAGAAGCAGTAATGTGTCTTGCAATGTATTGTTTCATAAAGTTGATCTACACCAGTAGATGCACTCGCAGAGAATGACTatgttgtaattaaaaaaaagcaacattttctttaaaaaatagatatgtaATAGAATAGTGACACAGTGATGTGGAGATAGAACCAAACAactacatacacatacacatacacatacacacattcacatttgaGTTTTCTTTCAGGAAATGTTAGGGCCATGCATTAttcatgaacatttttaaaacaaacacatctagCAATAATATTTGAGTAGAACACatacattcaaaaaacaaaacataaattttaaaatcaaacacaacacaaaaaactctACCGTATGCCATTATTACAACATTACAGACGCACTGAGGTAACATTTCTAACCACTTCCTTGGATTATTCTTCACTTCCCGCATTTGCTATTAGGTACATTGTGGTTATTGCTAAAAATAAGAGTTTTGTAATACTTagtgtatacacacacagctgaaacagCACAATCATCAACAGCCTACACTGAGTGCTGTCCTTATGTGATCTTCTGTCTGTCACTATTTCATTGTCATCCTCCTCACATTCCAGCAGCTCATTAACTGGGCTGGTAGACACTACATATTTGGAGTTGGAGTTAGATTTGTAGTCGATGTTTCCCTCAAAGAAGTGCACAAGTCCTATTAGGATTGAAGATTCATTATTGTGACACATAAAACGTGCATTTTGAGCACAGTACTCAAAATACATGGCTAATAGTTGTCTGTTAATCTGAGAATACCAGTGCCGATATACAGACCTTTTTAAATAGATGAAGTACCAGCCAGACAGAACAACCCACATTAAATACTATTTCAGCAATGATCCTATAAAATTGTAACTGACacagacatttcatttttaaatatcataaacTATCTAAATCAAACTACTTAAAAGCCTCCCTCCTACCTCTCAAATAGACAGAGGAGTAGCTCAGGGCTCTGTTGTAGGTTCCCTCCCATAGATAAAGCACTTTGCACCATACACGTCATACAATGCAATTTATCCAGTACAGTTTACATTGCCACTTTTAATGCAAATTGCCCTCTGTATTatgttaaattatgttgttttttctgccttctatttgtttttttccctccctatttcttttatttgttaccTGCAAAGGGACTGCGAATATATTAGCAGTCGTGCTAACTCtagcatatttacatttgtattttatactgatgttcattaatatgccgtatcccttttaaataaataaataaatacattaatgaaCTAGAAAATTTCTGCAGAAATTTTGGAAGGTGCCTGCCGCTGAGGTGCCACTAATGTATGTCAGTAGGTGGAGGGGCGTGGCCATACTTGCACACagggccacaagggccaattaatGCCAGTTAATACTTATTGGCATCTCTAAGTCGCCACAAGGGCCAAATAAGGGCTCCCTCCACCTGACGGGCCACAGGGGCCAATTAATGGCCCACTTGTGGCCCCCCCTTCGGATAGCCCACAAGTGGTCCCTTTCATTACCAACCGGCATCTTCAATTGGACACAAGGGCCAATAAAGGGCCCTAtccacctgaggggccacaagggccaatgaTGGCAATATAAAGGGTCAGTTAACCATTAATTACTAGTGGACAAGTGGACCAGGCATCACTTTACACTGGAAAAGTTACGCACACACCAggatggctctgtgtgtgtgtgtgtgtgtgtgtgtgtataagtgttcGTTGCCATGGTAATTAATGGCCCAACGgcacccctcctctcccctctcctcttaGTTCAGCTCCACGGAGGCAGTTGAATTCAATGTAAATGTCCCTGTCAAACTGGTCCATTTTACAGCCATACCTTTCACCAAatagtcaaaatatgacatcggGGAGAGAGGAGGTCGTAACGAACGCAGCCATATCATTTTTGTCTGGAAAAATATCTGCTACATATCCCAAATCACTGTgtaaagaaaaattacaaaagaaaaaaggcagccAATTTCCAGAAATTTCTCATCTCAATTTGTATTGAAGTAACTGGGGAATTTTTGGGCTCTCCCTTCCTTTTGAGGTCCCATGAGCcagctgtgttgtgttgtcagCTTTCAAACCCAATTCAGTCCAACCATCACAAGTTTTCCTACGTTGTGTGAACAAATTGTGTACATTGCTAGCTGTGGCAGTTTGTTCAGAaaatttttaggttatttttcaGCTCCTCCACACTCTACCGACAGAGTGGCTTTGATCTTTGACAAGTTGTGTCcaaattcagggtctgcatccttcggaggacACAGCCTACACGGTCTACGGAGGCGACTTCTTTGGAGGATTTGCTGATTGGGTCACTAGATGTTCCCGCCTTTACCCCTACCTCACAAAGAAGTTCTGCTGTCAAGGCTCGCGTgcgcaggagagagagagaagagaacaGGCAAAAGACGTTGtcaaacaaaggaaagaaagaaatgatggAGCGGGAACTCatcgttttatttttttaatctatgttTTAACGCTAATCTTATAAACTATTGTGATGCCGTATTAgggtttttatgtttatttattaaataaagtgGTGAGATGTCAGGCTATAATATTCAAATGTACATTGATGTCCAATATTGTTTAGTTAATGTGCAGTACATTAATTTCTACAAtgtattttgctgcatttttgtttcactttatttctattaataTATTCCAAATTAATAAAGTGACTGATAACCTGATACTGATCATAAGAAAACCGGTTACTTTGATCAAGTGATCAACtaactctctttctctgtatttATATAGTTATTCATTTAATAGACTGATGAGTGGATAGACAGAATAAGCATGATCTATCTTAGCTATAAAATTAACTAAAAGGTCTTATTAACTCAAATTAAATAGCTTTtgtttaaataactttttttatccCCTGTTCTCCTCCTTTCCCAATCCAGACCAGACCCCTGTACTGCAGGATCAACTTGGCCGTTCCTGTGTTGGACAGGTTTTTTGGGCAGGGTGACAGCAGGCAGGACTTCAGGCTGAGCAGAGAGTCTCTGGCAGTCCTGCTGGACCTTCTCCACCAGGAGCGGAGACATGGATGGGGTGCCACAATAGACACCTTGGTGTTCCTCTTGTGGCTGGCAAGTGGGGCGTCATACAGGGTGGTCTCCAGGGTGTTTGGGATGCCTCGCTCCACTGTCCACCGCATCGTCCATCGAGTTAATGAGGAGGTGGTGGCAGTTCGCCACAAAGTCATCTGCCTCCTGAGGACTGCAGAAGACCTGGCGACAGTAACTCATGGATTTGCAGGGCTGGCAAGACACAGAGCTTTTGTAAAAGCTGCTGGAGCAGTCGACAGCTGCAATGTCAGGATCAAGCCACCAAGCGGCCCTGATGGTCACTGTTACAAGAACAGGAAGCTGTTATTATCCTGCAGGCAGTTTGTGACTATCAGGGCCACTTCATTGACACGTACGTGGGCTGGCCGGGGTCGGTGTATGGTTCCAGAGTACTCCGGCACAGCCCACTATACAGGCGGGCCATCTACCCTCCTCCAGGGCAGTTCATCCTCGCAGACGGCGGGTAACCGTGCCTCCAACACCCACTTCCCCTCATCACTCCCTAAAAGTGGCCGGTACAAGGTGAGGGAGCCCAGTGCGCCAACTGCCATCATTCCAGGGCACGCGCTATCATTGAGCGCATTGAAGACCAGGTTTCGCTCCATCTTCTTGCTGGCGCTGGAGGTGCACCACACCTTTGTACCTCAGGTATGTCATCACTCAAcaggatttcattttaataGTGAAGCAGAGTAAATCaaaatttatgatttttttttttccatttcaggtCATAACAGCATGTGCCGTCCTGCACAACATCTTCCTGGGGGCAGGAGACATCATGGCCCCACAGGATGAGCTGCAGGACGACATGCAGGATGAGGATGAGGGGGAGAACGGGTTGGAGGCCATCAGTGGTGCTCCGTGGCGGGACCAGCTGtctgcagagatgtctgccctagAGGAGGCTCACCCTGACCACGACTATCTTTAGTCGGcaagtaaaataatttgaaagcTGTTATTCccatttaaagtgttttgtagagtattttgtttgttgaaatAATTTGTGGTGGGATGTCTTTTGTCTTAATAAGGGAGTGGAGTAGTactttgtttgcactttgtttAATTCTCACCTCtatcttaaaaaattattagtGAAATGGCAGCCGTCGAATGAGTCAGCCCTGCAAATCCAGTTGATGGACGATGTGGTGGACAGTGGAGAAAAGCATCCCCAAACACACTCTGGAGACCACCCCAGATGATGTCCCaaggacagacagaagacacCAGGGTCTTCATTGTGGCATCCCATCCAGTCCAGCAGCACTGCCAAGGACTCCTGCTCAGCCTATAACTGtaaatagttttatattttgataagtgtttgataattttttttgttaagcaGAAAATTGTACATAATTTGATGACTTAATCTGTAAATAGTAATTTCTGTTGTACTTTTGTAGTTGTAAATTTTAAGACTGCTCCCTTGTAAATAGTTACAAATGTTTcgatttttgtaaataaaagaaaaaattcaatCCCTTGTTACCCTGAAAAGTCACACTTGATGCCATTTGCAAACCATAAATGGTTAAGTTGTAAATACTAAATGGAATAGACAACGTGTTACaaagtaacaatattttaacaaatacaacataaaattttaaatgtgacactgaactgtacaaaataatttcaatcaaaaatataaacaatataaaatagaactcgaataatattaacaaaaaacagtaaaaagaaaaaaaagaaaaaatcaccgCCTGTCCACCATTCTCTCGAGCAGAGAGAAGAGCCTATCCATTCTCTGTCTGCTCTCCTGTGCTCTCCTGtgctctcctctgcctccctctgcaGCCTCATATCCTCCTCAATCAAATTAAGGAGCttgtcctctctccctctttctctttcttgatGGCCGTGgctggctctcctcctcctcctcatcgtcCTCATCCTCCTGATCAGCCCCACGGCACTTGGCCCTGGTGTGTCCCCTGGTGTGTCCCCAGTGTGTCCCCTGGTGTGTCCCCACGGCACTTGGCCCTGGTGTGTCCCCTTGTGTGTCCCCAGTGTCCTCATGACAGAGGGGGGGGGACACAGAAGGCACAAACTAGGCACAAACTAGGGCACAAACTAGGGCCAAGTTGCAGCAGTGGGCTTCCAGCTGACCCCCTCACCTGTCCCTGGATCTTTGCAATCCTATGGCAAAGGAAATCAATCATGTCAGCAGCATTTTCAGaaggtcatttttatttaaaaaggccATTATCACAAACCACAGTTTGCCTcggagggctttacagcataacAGAGTATTTATTAAATTGAATgtgtaaaacaaataatttagtTTTGAAATCATCATCCAAACCTGTACATacttagcattttttttcagattgtccCATTTTATAGTATTTATTAAACTGAATGcgtaaaacaaataatttagtTTTGAAATCATCATCCAAACCTGTACATacttagcatttttttttcagattgtcccattttttttgcctgttggGGCTCGACCTTCCCCCCAGGCCCATTTTTTCCAGGATTGTTctaaacacagagagaagaaagagaaaaggcaaaCACGTGATCACATCAGGACAGGACATCAGGACAGGTACAAAATCTCtcaattaaacatttacataatgCCATTTGTTCTTTAGATTATCATTTTACTTTGGGCTTTGTACAGGATTTGGGTTAATTTAAGTAACTTTAACAttcaatatttatataatacaaAAGGGCTATTTATTATTGCCTTACCTCCAGCCAACAGTGGCGGTGTTTTTGGCCCTGATGAACAGATGGCCATTCTCGCTACGCAGCTTTataaaagtttcagtttgctTCTTGCTCCCTAAAGCAAGATGAAATGTAAAGCATGACAAACATAAATGTTCTTATGTcgcaaaaataatattatttttcttattattattaatataattttaattatattgtattaatCTAATATTCAATCCAAACAGTTAACTAGACTCTACAGTTGCACAGTTTAAATACAGCAGGACTCAAAACTTTAATCTTGGTCTATTTATATACCTCGTGTTATGAAGCATAAATAACATCTCCACAGTCACAAGAACATATAAGTCAACCTCTGGACATCTGACATTTGAAACGGGCAGCAGAGCATCGCTCAGCGGGCTGAGCTCTCCTCTGCTACTGGCAGCACAGCGGGGCTACAGCACTGAGCTGGCTCTAAATAACTAGTATACTAGGTGGCCacatgttagcattactaaTGTCGCAAAGTATAACAgaaattatgaggttttaaggtccctctaagtttaacatatctggtgtttaattttcaaatgagtaaaaacccagTACTTACATTTAAAGTGGACCTTTTCATTACCAACCGGCATCTTCAattggccacaagggccaatgaTGGCAATATAAAGGGTCAGTTAACCATTAATTACTAGTGGACAAGTGgatccatggatgtattataaggaagtctggatacagccgtgggggcggggcctcattcattcagCAGTAGTGTACAGCAGTAACAGTAACTTTTAGGCAAGTCCAATCACATGGTATGCATCAGTTCGGAGACTGTACTGGGAGAGGATGAGATGAACACAAATGACACAGTTTTTACAGAAGGAACAAGTTTTGCTCTCTAGCTCCACATCCTGCTGTTCCATGGAAggctcctcctcccttccttgTGGGATCTCGCTGGCTGTCCTGACAGTGTAACCCTCAAGAGGGGACTTCTTTAGTCTGTCCCACTGGGATGCAAGGCTGCACAGTTTAGTGCACAGCGTGCCAACTGTAGCTGCACTGTCAAACCTTAGCAGGCATTTGCttatttctgttgtgtttgtaaCTACATAAAGTTAGAGACAGTCACAGAGCTTCAGTTCACATGCCTGTTTACTGCAGGATGGCTGATTACAGAGAGAACACACATGTATCACTGCACGAACATAAACACCTATCAGATGCGGTGTAGAGCATGAGGGGAAATACTATATCACTCCGCAGAGAGGGTAAGTACATATACTACACTAGAAATGTCCTCTTTTTCCATAGCTTTAATGGATTTCTTGAAGGTTTGGACAAACCGTTCAGCTAGCCCATTTGTTGCTGATGGTGAGGCGCTGACTTTAAATGCTTGATATCAttattcttcatgaattgattGAACTCCTCTGATGTAAACTGTGGCCCATTGTCACTCACAATTTGTTCAGGCAGGCCATTTCTAGCAAAAATGATCCTAAGAGCACTTACAGTCTTTTCTGATGTGGCTGACCTCATTCATATCACTTCTGGCCACTTGGAATGAGTTTCAACAGAGATCAGGAATATGGAGTTCATTAATGGCCCAGCAAAATCAATGTGCACCCTTTGCCATGGTGGTGAGGCCAAGGGTGAAGGGGAGCCTGAAGTGGTGCATTTTGAACTttatggcatcctgagcagccTTTGGTGAGATCCTCGATTTGCTTGTCTATACCCGGCCACCAAACATAGCTCCAAACTAGACTTTTCATCTTTACTGTGCCAAGGTGTCCTTCATGGAGAGTTACTAACACCCTGGCTCGGAGTTTGGATGGAATCACAACACGTGAGCCACACAGCAGAGTCCCctgacacacagagagctgGTGTCGTCTAGCTGAAAACTCTGGGAACTTGGGGTCACTGTGAGCTGGCCATCCTTGTGTTGTGATTTCATACACGTTTGACAATGTAGAGTCATTTCTAGTCTGTCTCTGTATTTCAGCATTTGTCACAGGTAGCTGATCCACCACTGCTGTATGAAAAGCCTCTGCCGGGTTTGAGAGGATGACTTTTCTCCTACTGTTGTTGACAGAGGCAGACGTGACAAACCGtctgtgttgctgtgttgtttGGTCGCTTTAAATTCAATATGTGTGGAGTCCCAAGAAAAGTCCCCAACATTGTAAGCGGATCACTGTCATCACTGGGATTCCCCTCTGGGggttaaaaattaacaagagGGGCTGATGAGCTGTCACGAGAGAGAACCTTTGTCCATAAAAGTCATGGTGAAACTTTTGAATACCCCAAACCAGACCGAGGGCCTTTCTGTCGATCTGCACGTAATCACGTTCTGCGCTTGTCAGTGATCTTGAAGCGAATGCAATGGAACGTTCAGATTCATCTTTCATTATTTGAGACAAGACACAGCTAATTCCCGAAGGACTAGCATCACAGCCCAGTCTGATAGGATGTGTTGGATCATAATGGCTGAGCAGTTCATCTGATCTTCATCTTCTTTATGTTTGTCACCGAAcagaacagaatcggtgacaaagggcagccctggtggAATCCAACCCTCACCAGAAACGAGTCTGGCTTACTGCTGGCAATGCGGACCAACCTCCTGCACTGGTCGTACAGTATCAGGGGGTCTgataccccatattcccggagtaccccccacaggactccacGAGGGACATGGTCAAAttccttctccaagtccaccaAGCACATGCGGCAAACCTCcttgcaccctcaaggatcctgccaagggtccagagctggtccacagttccacgaccaggacGAAAAatgcattgctcctcctgaatctgaGGTTCTACTGTCCAATggaccctcctctccagtacaTCTGAATAGACCATACTAGGGAGACTGAAGAGTGTGATCCCCCAGTAGTTGGAGCaaaccctccggtcccccttcttaaaaagagagACCACCATCcccggtctgccagtccagaggcactcCCCCGATGCCCACACAATGTTGCAGAGTtgtgtcaaccatgacagccccacaacatccaccTCTGGGTGGATCTCATCCATCCTCGGGGCCCTGCCaacgaggagctttttgaccacctcggcaacctcagcccgAGAGCCAGaagagcccacccccgagtccccaggccctgcttcctcatgGGAAGGCGTGTCAgtggattgaggaggtcttcgaggtattccttccaccggtccacaacgtcccgagtcgaggtcagcagtgtaccgtccccaccatacacagtgttgactgAGTACCGCTTTCCCCTCCTGAGATGctggatggtggtccagaacctctttaAAGCCATCcggaagtcgttctccatggcctcaccaaactcctcccacgcccgggATTTCGCTTCAGTGACCGCCGTAGCTGCGCTCGGCCTGCTgctacctgtctgctgcctcgggagtcccacaggccaagaggCCAGGAGGCACAaaacatggcccactcggacttAATGTCCCCTGCCTCCCCTGCCTGGTCCACTTGTCCACCAATAATTAATGGTTAACTGACCCTTTATATTATCAtcattggcccttgtggcccctcaggtggagAGGGTCCTTAACTGGCCCTTGTGGCCACTTAAAAATGCCAGTAAGtaatttattgtcattaatTGGCCCTTGTGACCTTGTGTGCAAGTGTggccaccccctcctcctcacataCATTAGTGACCCCTCAGCGGCAGGCACCCTTCGAAATTTCTGCtgaaattttctatttttttattagggTGCAATGAACCTATTACTATTCTGCGCAACACATACCCCGAAGTGCATACATGCACAAGTACACACTGAATGCGTTACGTAGCCCCAGCCGTCGCTATCTGTTATTTGTCATACTTATTAGTGTGGATGCTTCAGCAGCCAAACTATTGGTCTTCTTTATTAATGTGGATGCTTTAGCAGCCACACTATTGttcctcttttctttattaGGGTGCCTGCACTGCATACTATTCTGCATCACATACCCCGAAGTATGTACTACTACACACTAAACGCGTATACTAGTACTCCCAGACTGTCCCACTGCAGCTGCCGCTATATGTTATTCATCATACTTCTTTTTATCAGTGCTTATGCATCCACACTATTGTTATCCAAATCTTTATAAGTGTGGATGCTTCAGCAGCCACACTattgttcttcttttctttttcagtgtgGATGCTTGTGCCTCCACACTATTGTTATCCAAATCTTTATTAGTGTGGATGCTTCAGCAGCCACACGATTGTTCTTCAAATCTTTATTAGTGTGGATGCTTATGCATCCACACTAATAAAGGACTAAAGGAACCTAGTACTATTTGTCGCAACACATACCCCGAAGTGCCTAGACTGCGAAGCAGCTATTAGCATCCACACGCATGTTccgcaggaaatgcattttctagttaGGGTGCCTGCACTGTGTAGCAGTTCAAGGAACCCCCCCGCAGGGGCCACTTGTGCTGCAGTAATCAGCCGTTGCTATCTGTTATTCGTcatacttatttttattgtttttatgagtGTGGATGCTTCAGCAGCCATGGGGAAtggg
This genomic window from Plectropomus leopardus isolate mb chromosome 13, YSFRI_Pleo_2.0, whole genome shotgun sequence contains:
- the LOC121952849 gene encoding collagenase 3-like; translated protein: MKTLKLFILLSLGLSAYCVPVQQVTVQDEDFAKNYLKKFFNLTEERGPTIRRGISPVSRKLSEMQKFFGLQITGMLDADTMEIMKKPRCGVPDGNIAHFSTFGNNLKWEKNSLTYRIENYTPDMSVSEVDDSIEKALQVWAKVTPLRFTRIYSGTADIMISFGRQSHGDYYPFDGPDGTLAHAFAPAPGIGGDAHFDDDETFTFRSNTGYVLFMVAAHEFGHSLGLSHSDDPGALMYPIYTYSNPDTFVLPRDDVNGIQSLYGPNPDKDPSIEDPQPPTTPDACDLTMTLDAVATLRGEMLFFKDSFFWRSYPQSSTPQQSLIKNFWPNAPTNINAAYENPHSDKLFIFQDRKVWAFSGYDLVRGYPKPLSSFGLPKKVKKIDAALHDMESGKTLFFVGSNYYSYDEARKTMDQGFPKRVDQTFSGLTGSVTAAFQYRGFAYIYSGSYMFEYSLRSGRLYRMLRNNYFLRCTNF